The following proteins are co-located in the Castanea sativa cultivar Marrone di Chiusa Pesio chromosome 8, ASM4071231v1 genome:
- the LOC142607090 gene encoding uncharacterized protein LOC142607090, translating to MAYENRRFSTFEHSYRCYPVSFIDKPHLEKGDKIIMPPSALDRLASLQIEYPMLFELNNPAAGRVTHCGVLEFIADEGLIYLPYWMMENMLLQEGDVVQVKNASLAKGKYVKLQPHTKDFLDVSNPKAILETSLRSYSCLTTGDTIMVAYNNKKYYINIVETKPSSAVSIIETDCEVDFAPPLDYKEPEKPAKSALLNRKRSEAEDEPAKKIAKFSPFTGFGRRLDGRPSTESVAPDSFPLLKQHQSEAQNGTKDSKSSNPASRQPSGKLVFGSNVNQPENEKSKVAPKNSSQEPPQKEEEPKFQAFTGKKYSLKG from the exons ATG GCTTACGAGAACCGCCGTTTTTCAACCTTTGAGCACAGTTATCGTTGTTACCCTGTCTCTTTCATTGATAAG CCACATCTGGAAAAGGGTGATAAAA TTATTATGCCTCCCTCAGCTCTTGATCGCCTTG CATCTTTACAAATAGAATACCCTATGCTATTTGAACTTAACAATCCTGCTGCTGGACGGGTTACTCATTGTGGAGTCCTAGAATTCATAGCTGATGAGGGACTAATATATTTACCATACTGG aTGATGGAAAACATGCTCCTACAAGAGGGAGACGTAGTGCAAGTGAAAAATGCCAGCCTAGCAAAGGGAAAATATGTTAAGCTGCAGCCACACACCAAGGATTTCTTAGATGTCTCCAACCCCAAAGCTAT CTTGGAAACTTCATTAAGGAGCTACTCTTGTTTAACAACTGGTGATACTATCATGGTTGCTTATAACAATAAGAAGTATTACATTAATATAGTTGAAACAAAACCCTCCTCTGCAGTCAGTATCATTGAAACGGACTGTGAGGTTGACTTCGCCCCTCCTCTTGATTATAAAGAACCTGAAAAACCAGCAAAATCAGCACTGTTGAACAGGAAACGATCAGAAG CTGAAGATGAGCCAGCCAAAAAGATAGCCAAGTTTAGCCCATTCACTGGTTTTGGGAGACGTTTGGACGGAAGACCCTCAACAGAATCAGTTGCGCCAGattcttttcctcttcttaAGCAGCACCAATCAGAAGCTCAGAATGGAACCAAGGATTCCAAGTCATCAAATCCTGCTTCACGTCAACCTTCTGGAAAGCTCGTGTTTGGTTCAAATGTAAATCAAcctgaaaatgaaaaatcaaaa GTTGCCCCAAAAAACAGCAGTCAAGAGCCACCTCAGAAGGAAGAAGAGCCAAAGTTTCAAGCATTTACGGGGAAGAAGTATTCATTGAAAGGCTAA